In Paenibacillus sonchi, the genomic stretch GACTGCTTGCTGATGACCAGGAGAATATCGGTTATACCCCCCCGGCGCAACCGGTCTATACCGTAACACACCATAGGATATTTGCCGACCGGAAGCAAATGTTTGTTCATAAGCCGGGTCAGCGGATATAGTCTTGATCCTGTTCCGCCCGCCAGTATGACTCCTTTCACTTACTTTCCTCCTTTTTATCTGTGTCTTAAGCCTTTGGGTCAACGTTTCAGATGAACTCTGCCGGATCTGCGTGCCATTTATCCATAAAAATCCTGCGATTGCGTTCCACCAGCTCCTGCAGCCGTGAGGAGTAAACCTCCTTAAAGCTGGCACTTCCTTCATGATGCACCAGGCAATTCCCGGCAATAAGCAGACGGTAGCCCCGCAGCCGGGCGCGGTAGCAGTAATCATCGTCTTCATAGTGTCCCGGCGAATACCGCTCATCCAGTAAGCCGATGGTGTCCAACAGCTCTCTTTTAAATAAAAAGCACAAGCCGACCAGACGCTGGGTTCCGATCCATTCAGACGGTCCCCGAAGACCCAGCCTCTCCGCCTCGGCGTGAAATCCGGAAATATCTGTATACGGCACACTAATCTGCTGGCGCCCGCTGGCATAGTTCGTTACAGGTCCTACGATGCCGACGTCCGGCGCACTGTACAAGGCGTTTTTCAAATGGGTAAGCCAGCCTTGCGATACTATAACATCATTGTTCAGCAGCAGCAGTTCATCGCCCGAGGCCAGTTGCATGCCCAGATTGCAAGCCGCAGGGAATCCCCGGTTCTGGGGAAGAGAAATAAAGGTCAGCTTGTTCTCGCGGCAATAAGCGTCTGTTCCATCGGTTGAAGCATTGTCGATCACAATTATTTCATAGGGTAATTCAGTGTATTCTCTGACCGCTTCCACACAGGAGCTGAGCAAGCTAAGCCTGTTATAGGTTGGAATAATAATACTGGTCATTGTCATATTCCGTTCCTCCAAGCTGCCAATTGCCGCCGCTGCTCCTGCAGGATTTCAGCGGAGATCATCCCTCCGGCGTTACGGTGCATGAGCACCCTGAGCAGCGCTTCCGCATGATCTCCGGCGATCAGTTGCTCCATAGCATTGCCGGCTCCTGTGTTTCCCTGGCGTAGTCGGTTATGCTTGATGACGTCCACCCTCCCTGCTTTCTCCACTCTCAGCTGCTCTATGATCGAGAGAGCCTGCGCTTTGGGCGGAACCGTCAGCTCACGGTAGCCGATCCGCTCCAGAGCCCGCCGCGACAGGGCATGGGGGACAGCAGTCATCGAGCTGACCCCCAGGTCGTTTCTGCCGAGAACACTGTTCAGATATAGTTTGCAGCGTGTGACATCATCGCTTAAGGCGAACGGAGGCAGCAGCGCATCCAGGTCATTCAGTGCGACATCCACACCACCGTCCACAGCCGAAGCAAAAACAGCCAGCTGTGAAGCCGGAATGACCATGTCCCCATCCAGGAACAGCAGGATGTCGCCCCGGCTGAGCTTGGCCCCAAGCGCCCGCCCTACATCATGCCCCGCAGATTCCGGACAATGCACCACTGTGGCCTGCTTGAACATCCGGGCAAGGCCGTAGCTGTTATCGGTGCACCCGTTCAGCACAACGATGATCTCCGCCGGATTCAGGCGCTGCACCTGCTTCAGCAGCCCCGGCAGCGTGCGCTCCTCATTGCGCGCCGAGATAATTACCGACAACGAGCCGCGAAGTTTCGGCAGCAAAAGCTCTGCTTCGCGGGAGGCGGAAGCAGAAGCCCTCTCCTCCGGGCGCGCGTCCTTGCCTGCCGCTTGCCTGGCGGCAGGGCTGCCGGCGGCAGCGCTCCGCCGGACCACGGTTCGGGCGGCGGCACCAGCTTGGGCAACCCTGCGCTTGCCGGCGGTGCCGCCCGTCCCCGTCCGGCGGGCAGGCGCAGCTCCCGCCGTCTTGACCATGGCGGCGGCAGATCTGCCTTGGCCTGGCGTGGGCGCTCCCCCGCGGGAGGCAAGTGAAGCCCGCCGCGCTTTGGCTTCAGAGCGGCGGATGGAAGATGTATTAGCCTTAGGCCGGGAGCTGGCCCCAGGATCGAGCTTAGCTGCTGTCATCTCACCATCTCCCTTCGCCGGTTGCCATCATTGAAGCCCGCTCTTTCGCCTCTTCGCTGAAGCACCATGCCTGCCGCGTCCAGATGATCCGTGAGGATCACCTCACGCAAGGGATCTGCGCCCGCCTGCTTGGGGCGGACGGCATTCAGCCTGCCTACAGGCACCTTGTGCACCGCCTTCACAAGCAGACCTTCAAGCACAGCCTGCGCATGTGCGAGCGGAGGCCTGGACAGCAGGCCGCTTCCTAGCGCGGCAAGCGCTTTACGGCTGAGCGCATGGGGGACTGCCGTCAGCGAGCAGCCTTTTAGATCAGAGCGGCCAAGCATAATGTTGAGTGCATGCTTGGAGAGCACTACCGGATGCGGGAACTTACTCCGGACCG encodes the following:
- a CDS encoding glycosyltransferase family 2 protein, with amino-acid sequence MTAAKLDPGASSRPKANTSSIRRSEAKARRASLASRGGAPTPGQGRSAAAMVKTAGAAPARRTGTGGTAGKRRVAQAGAAARTVVRRSAAAGSPAARQAAGKDARPEERASASASREAELLLPKLRGSLSVIISARNEERTLPGLLKQVQRLNPAEIIVVLNGCTDNSYGLARMFKQATVVHCPESAGHDVGRALGAKLSRGDILLFLDGDMVIPASQLAVFASAVDGGVDVALNDLDALLPPFALSDDVTRCKLYLNSVLGRNDLGVSSMTAVPHALSRRALERIGYRELTVPPKAQALSIIEQLRVEKAGRVDVIKHNRLRQGNTGAGNAMEQLIAGDHAEALLRVLMHRNAGGMISAEILQEQRRQLAAWRNGI
- a CDS encoding glycosyltransferase family 2 protein — protein: MTMTSIIIPTYNRLSLLSSCVEAVREYTELPYEIIVIDNASTDGTDAYCRENKLTFISLPQNRGFPAACNLGMQLASGDELLLLNNDVIVSQGWLTHLKNALYSAPDVGIVGPVTNYASGRQQISVPYTDISGFHAEAERLGLRGPSEWIGTQRLVGLCFLFKRELLDTIGLLDERYSPGHYEDDDYCYRARLRGYRLLIAGNCLVHHEGSASFKEVYSSRLQELVERNRRIFMDKWHADPAEFI